A genomic stretch from Scatophagus argus isolate fScaArg1 chromosome 19, fScaArg1.pri, whole genome shotgun sequence includes:
- the riox1 gene encoding ribosomal oxygenase 1: MERKHMSAFALYQSISTDFSPPAKRASLQVADKKKKKKENGASKVNTVKAQLKTERKKTRKRLIKTAHREENLKGNAPNEEEEECVNGDGEDLDALLADLAKVNNSRERASRLFQWLISPIPAKSFFKETWEKKPILVQRNNPDYYKGLFSTAEFDRILRQENVQFGVNLDVTSYTNGMRETHNPPGRALPFTVWDFYESGCSLRMLNPQAFSSTVWNVLSILQEQFGSMAGANIYLTPPGTQGFAPHYDDIEAFVVQLEGKKHWRVYNPRTEDEVLPVLSSPNFNQAEIGKPILEVVLEAGDLLYFPRGFIHQGDCLPDAHSLHITISSYQKNSWGDLLQRVIPAALEIAMEEDVEFRHGLPLDYLTFMGVQNSDKDDPRRTKFFSQIDSLMKKLTNYAPVDAAVDQKARDFLHDCLPPMLTPEELGSSVRGARTRWERGQVKDVGAHITAQTRVRVLRAGCARLCSDGEAVHLYYTTENSRVYHKEELKSFEINTEHIDAIEFLIHSYPKFVTVGSFPCDSTEDRIALAELLFERGIIHTAEPL, from the exons atggagagaaaacacatgtCAGCTTTTGCTTTGTATCAGTCGATTTCAACCGACTTTTCTCCTCCTGCCAAGAGGGCTTCGCTGCAG GTGGCcgacaagaagaaaaagaaaaaggagaatgGGGCCAGTAAGGTCAACACAGTTAAAGCTCAGTTAAAGACTGAGCGGAAGAAAACCCGAAAGAGGCTCATAAAGActgcacacagagaggagaaccTTAAGGGAAATGCACCA aatgaggaagaggaggagtgtgtaAATGGAGACGGCGAGGATCTAGATGCTTTGTTGGCCGACCTGGCAAAAGTCAACAACAGCAGGGAGAGAGCGAGCAGGTTGTTCCAGTGGCTCATCAGCCCCATTCCTGCCAAATCCTTCTTCAA GGAAACATGGGAGAAGAAGCCAATCCTTGTTCAACGTAATAATCCAGATTACTACAAGGGACTATTCTCCACAGCGGAGTTTGATCGCATATTAAGACAG gagAACGTTCAGTTTGGAGTGAACCTGGATGTCACAAGCTACACTAATGGCATGAGGGAGACGCACAATCCTCCAGGGAGAGCTCTGCCGTTCACTGTGTGGGACTTCTATGAG AGTGGCTGCTCCCTCCGCATGCTGAATCCCCAGGCTTTCTCTTCTACAGTGTGGAACGTACTGTCCATCCTTCAAGAGCAGTTTGGCAGCATGGCAGGAGCCAACAT ATACCTGACACCACCTGGAACACAAGGCTTTGCCCCACATTATGACGATATTGAGGCATTTGTGGTACAGCTGGAGGGGAAGAAACACTGGAGAGTGTACAACCCAAG GACGGAAGATGAGGTCTTACCTGTGCTTTCAAGTC cAAACTTTAATCAGGCAGAAATTGGAAAGCCGATCCTGGAGGTGGTGCTAGAAGCTGGGGACCTCCTCTACTTCCCTCGAGGATTCATCCACCAGGGCGACTGCCTCCCAGATGCTCATTCCCTCCACATCACCATCTCCTCTTACCAGAAGAACAGCTGGGGGGATCTGCTACAGAGG GTGATCCCTGCTGCACTGGAAATAGCAATGGAGGAGGATGTGGAATTCAGACATGGTTTGCCTCTTGACTACCTTACATTCATGGGAGTACAGAACTCAGACAAG GATGACCCACGCAGGACAAAATTCTTCTCACAAATTGACAGCCTGATGAAGAAGCTAACAAATTACGCTCCGGTTGATGCTGCTGTGGATCAGAAAGCCAGAGACTTCCTCCATGACTGCCTTCCTCCCATGCTCACACCAG AGGAATTGGGCAGCAGTGTGAGAGGAGCACGGACGAGGTGGGAGCGTGGCCAAGTTAAGGACGTAGGTGCACACATCACTGCGCAGACCCGAGTCAGAGTTTTACGTGCTGGATGTGCCAG GTTATGCAGTGATGGAGAAGCTGTGCATCTTTACTACACCACAGAAAACTCCAGAGTTTACCACAAAGAGGAGCTCAAGAGTtttgaaataaacacagag cacaTAGATGCCATTGAGTTTCTGATCCATTCATATCCCAAATTTGTGACAGTAGGAAGTTTCCCATGTGATTCTACAGAGGACAGG ATCGCTTTGGCTGAGCTGCTTTTTGAGAGGGGGATTATCCACACTGCAGAACCTCTGTAG
- the LOC124050614 gene encoding NADH dehydrogenase [ubiquinone] 1 beta subcomplex subunit 1-like — MVNILAFVRDHWVNVLVPMGFVIGCYLDRQQDQKLTAFRNKSALFKRELRPGEEVTWK, encoded by the exons ATGGTTAATATTTTAGCATTTGTCCGTGACCACTGGGTGAACGTCCTTGTGCCCATGGGTTTCGTGATTGGATGTTACCTTGACAGGCAACAGGACCAGAAGCTGACAGCTTTCAGGAACAAAAGTGCTTTGTTCAAGAG GGAGCTGAGGCCTGGTGAAGAGGTGACCTGGAAGTAG
- the cpsf2 gene encoding cleavage and polyadenylation specificity factor subunit 2, with translation MTSIIKLTALSGVQEESALCYLLQVDEFRFLLDCGWDENFSIDIIDALKRYVHQIDAVLLSHPDPMHLGALPYAVGKLGLNCTIYATIPVYKMGQMFMYDLYQSRNNSEDFTLFTLDDVDCAFDKIQQLKYSQIVNLKGKGHGLSITPLPAGHMIGGTIWKIVKDGEEEIIYAVDFNHKREIHLNGCTLESISRPSLLITDSFNATYVQPRRKQRDEMLLTNVMETLRGDGNVLIAVDTAGRVLELAQLLDQIWRTKDAGLGVYPLALLNNVSYNVVEFSKSQVEWMSDKLMRCFEDKRNNPFQFRHLTLCHSLADLARVPSPKVVLCSQPDLESGFSRELFIQWCQDGKNSIILTYRTTPGTLARYLIDNPGEKMLDLEVRKRVKLEGKELEEYLEKDKIKKEAAKKLEQAKEVDVDSSDESDMDDDLDQPAAVKTKHHDLMMKAEGSRKGSFFKQAKKSYPMFPTHEERIKWDEYGEIIRLEDFLVPELQATEEEKSKLESGLTNGDEPMDQDLSVLPTKCITSIENLEIRGRITYIDYEGRSDGDSIKKIINQMKPRQLVIVHGPPEASLDLAESCKAFSKDIKVYTPKLQETVDATSETHIYQVRLKDSLVSSLQFCKAKDTELAWIDGVLDMRVVKVDTGVMLEDGAKEEAEDGELAMDIAPDLGIEHSATAVAVQRAMKNLFGEDEKELSEESDITPTLEPLPPHEIPGHQSVFINEPRLSDFKQVLLREGIQAEFVGGVLVCNNMVAVRRTEAGRIGLEGCLCDDYYKIRELLYQQYAVV, from the exons ATGACGTCCATTATCAAGCTAACAGCCCTGTCGGGGGTTCAGGAGGAGTCGGCCCTCTGTTACCTGCTGCAGGTGGATGAATTCCGCTTCCTCCTGGACTGTGGCTGGGATGAGAACTTCTCGATAGACATAATTGATGCTCTGAAACG gTATGTTCATCAGATCGATGCCGTGCTCCTCTCTCACCCTGACCCCATGCACCTGGGAGCCCTGCCATATGCTGTAGGGAAACTGGGTCTAAACTGTACTATCTATGCTACAATTCCTGTCTACAAGATGGGTCAGATGTTCATGTATGATCTATATCAG TCTCGAAACAACAGTGAAGACTTCACACTGTTCACTCTTGATGATGTGGACTGTGCCTTTGATAAAATCCAGCAGCTGAAATACTCTCAGATTGTCAATCTGAAAG GGAAAGGGCATGGTCTCTCCATCACTCCTCTTCCAGCTGGTCACATGATTGGAGGCACTATTTGGAAAATTGTGAAGGACGGGGAGGAGGAGATCATTTATGCCGTGGACTTCAACCACAAGAGAGAGAT CCACCTCAATGGCTGCACGTTGGAGAGCATTAGTCGTCCCTCTTTACTTATCACAGACTCCTTTAATGCTACTTATGTACAACCGCGTCGCAAACAAAGAGATGAGATGCTCCTCA CCAATGTCATGGAGACCCTTCGCGGCGATGGTAATGTCCTGATAGCCGTGGATACAGCTGGTCGTGTGTTGGAGCTGGCTCAGCTCTTGGACCAGATATGGAGGACAAAGGACGCTGGGTTGGGAGTTTATCCACTAGCTCTGCTTAACAATGTCAGCTATAATGTGGTGGAGTTCTCCAAGTCCCAG GTGGAGTGGATGAGCGATAAGCTTATGAGGTGTTTTGAAGACAAGAGAAACAACCCGTTCCAGTTCCGTCACCTGACCTTGTGCCACAGTCTAGCAGACCTGGCCCGGGTACCCAGCCCCAAGGTGGTGCTTTGCAGCCAGCCAGACCTTGAGTCTGGCTTTTCCAGGGAACTGTTCATCCAGTGGTGCCAGGACGGCAAAAACTCCATCATCCTAACCTACCGCACTACACCCGGAACCCTTGCCCGCTACCTCATCGACAACCCCGGAGAGAAGATGCTGGATCTGGAG GTCAGGAAAAGAGTGAAGCTCGAAGGCAAGGAGCTGGAAGAATACCTtgaaaaggataaaataaagaaagaggcAGCTAAAAAACTTGAACAAGCGAAAGA GGTGGATGTAGACTCCAGTGACGAGAGTGATATGGACGATGATCTGGATCAGCCGGCCGCAGTGAAAACTAAACACCACGACCTGATGATGAAGGCCGAGGGGAGCCGCAAAGGCAGTTTCTTCAAACAGGCCAAAAAGTCTTATCCAATGTTCCCCACACACGAAGAGAGAATCAAATGGGACGAGTACGGGGAAATCATCAG GCTGGAAGACTTTTTGGTTCCTGAACTGCaagccacagaggaggagaaaagcaaACTGGAATCCGGGTTGACCAACGGTGACGAGCCCATGGACCAGGACCTCTCTGTTCTTCCCACCAAATGCATCACCAGCATAGAAAATCTTGAAATAAG AGGGAGGATAACGTACATAGATTATGAAGGCCGCTCTGATGGTGACTCCATCAAGAAGATTATTAACCAGATGAAGCCCAGACAGCTGGTGATCGTTCACGGGCCGCCGGAAGCCAGTCTCGACCTGGCAGAGTCCTGCAAGGCTTTCAGCAAGGACATCAAAGTCTACACACCGAAACTGCAGGAGACTGTAGATGCCACCAGCGAAACCCACATCTACCAG GTGCGCTTGAAAGACTCCTTGGTGAGCTCTCTGCAGTTCTGCAAGGCCAAAGACACTGAGCTGGCCTGGATCGATGGCGTGCTGGACATGCGCGTGGTAAAGGTGGACACGGGTGTGATGCTGGAGGACGGTGCCAAAGAGGAGGCCGAGGACGGCGAGCTAGCCATGGACATCGCCCCCGATCTTGGCATCGAACACAGTGCCACTGCGGTGGCAGTACAGCGTGCCATGAAGAACCTGTTTGGGGAGGACGAGAAGGAGCTGTCTGAAGAGAGCGACATCACTCCCACGCTGGAGCCGTTACCTCCACACGAG